Within the Thalassophryne amazonica chromosome 19, fThaAma1.1, whole genome shotgun sequence genome, the region TTTGGGAACGCAGCTGACATAACCATCGCCTACGCACAACACGCATGTCAGTGCTGCCAGAAGTGCATCCTCAGAAAATTCTGACCAGTTGTACATGGGGAAAAAAAGTGGTTTATTTAAGATGAGATTTTTCCTATAAATCTGATGAAGCAGGAAAACAAGATCTCAGATTTGATCTTTTGTTCTTTTAAATTTAAGTTAAAAACCTCTTTAAATAGACACTAGCTCTTCCCCCAACCTGCACTAGTCTGTTACCAGTTTTGTCTGTGTAAAGTGATCTGTGAGCTGAATGGATGAACGGCGGATTCAGTAAAGTTACCCTGCTCCAGCCCCAGGTGGGCCAATCAGAACTCTGATTTAGCCACACCCACTGGGCTGGAAAAAAATGCTTGGTCAGAGTTGGTCACATATGGACATTTTGGACTTATGAAAATAAATCTAGTTTTTATAATGCATTTTATACACGTAAATCTGAGTGGTTTCAGCCCCGCCCCCTCTCACCCGAGTCCTTTGAAGAGTAGAAGCTGAAAGAGCTGATGAGGGTTCATGTCCTCATTGCAAAAAGCAGCTGAGACTTCAAGGTTTGTCTGATTTTTGTTTTATGGATTCATCCTGTCATCATCTTGTTAGGAGGTGGAGCTTGGATCAGGACTCACCTGTGGAGGTTTTTTTAATCACTTCTCTGTGCTTGACCAATCACAGTGTcgtagtccccccccccccccccttgtcaTTTGGTTTTACATTTCACTTTCTTTCATTTCCTCAAATGAGAATAAATTTATATCATGATGGTTAAGAAGATGGTCCAATCAGGGGCCTCCTGGGAGGGGCGTGCTAAGAAAGCTGCTAGCTGATAGGCTCAGAGTGCCCACCTGCTCTGTCAGATGAAGATGAGGGTGgttgttttttaatttaaatctagtttttatttattcattttaatttaaGGGGTTAAAAGCGAGCGCCTCCTGATTGGTCACAAACATTTGTTTCATGTTGTCAGACTGATTTTCAGCctcagaaatacaaaaatattttTTCCGGTCTTCCAAAAAGGGTTTTGATaagttttcaattttttttttttttttttttcccctgatttaaACTATGAAACTGCAGATTTTAATGATTGTACCACATTGTTCAGACGTGTATATAAAATGTCTAACGACTATTAAATGATGTACATGTACACACAGTGCAGTTTCTGTCTCGCCTTCAACACGAGGTTTTATTATATTCAGTGTTTCCACACAAATGATTGGACTGAAGATTaacattagggggcgccacttaAATAACTGTTGATTTTGTGCTTTAAATGCTGATTAAACTTTATATTCTGTGTTCTGTTCATATGACAGAGTGAAGATGTTGCTAGTATAATGTTACAGATTGCCAGGTGAAGGAACATTTACTGATACACAGGTTAGCAGCTCTGCGCTGGCAGCTTGCACACTACGTGAGGGCTGGCCTGCGTGGAGAGCCTCGGTGCTGACAGCCATGGCGCCCAGACGCTGTCTGAGGAGGTCCTGGAGCTGCAGGTTTTCTCTCTTCAGGTGCTCCTTGTGCATCTTCACAGCCTGCTGCTGCAGCAGAGCTGCAGACAGACGCTGCCTCAGCCAAGTCAACTCCAGGCCAGGCCCCAACTCCTAAagaaacgacaaaaaaaaaaaaaagtctgcagatGTTCAGCTGCCTGTTCTTCATGTCAAACCTCCTCCTCGGGTCCAGACCAGTATTACTTCTTGGACGGTTTCTGGTTCTTGTATGCACAGGGGAGGTTATCTGAGGTAACTAACCTGCAGTAGTTCCTCCAttggtggctgtgattggagtttTTTCTCATGTTTTGGTGGTGCACAGAACATTGAGGCTGAGAAGAACAATTCCTGGTCACGTTCTAGTTTACGGCATATTTCATCGAGACGTAAAATCTTCTCACCCTGGATCATAAACAGAAGATCAGAATAAATCTGAGGCAGGTGTGTGTTGGTGGTTCTGTGGTTTTACCTTGGCAATGACTGCTTTTAGTTTGTTGGTGGTGCTGTTTCCTTGGATGCTGAGCTCTGCAAGCTGCTTCCTGGCTTTGGTCTGACACCGCTTGATCTGGGCTCGGAGCTCCTGGTTCTTTTGCGTCTCTTCATCTCGGGCGGCTTTCAGATTCTGTGAGTCAAGTTCGTACTGGTTCTGGCAGGAGTGAAGCTTTGATTGTAGTTCATTCACAGCGGCCTGAAACAAAAATCAAGATGTGACGGTCAGCACAAAGAAATTGCGTTAAAGGGAACCTGCCAAGTTTCTGTGCCTCTGTCCGTCCCTGCTCCAGGGTGAGAACTGATGGTCCAGGAAGGACACAGTGGAACCCGGAATGCTGATACTGAATATTTGCTGGATCAACTTTGAAACTTTTAGAGGTTCTAGAGGAAAAAACGTGCGTGACCAGGTTCTttcttcaaatttttcaacagtttaaaaatcctgacgaagcgccagctgcacgaacgaagctgcgcaaaggttaaacgatgccaacgacggTCAACAaacgtccagatttcttgtttcgtcagggcttcgtcacacttcgttaagtgccgtgtgactgggccataatttAGTGCAGAACAGTTATCAAGTTAGCAACAACATTAAGGATACTGGAACTAACTTTCTCTGATCTGATATGAAGCATATTGATACTCtgtgattaatcattttctgatatataactttttttatttatatatgtatgaatTATATTGATGCTCtatatgatttatatatattCATTTTCTCTTATGTATAACTTCTATTGTTTTATATAGAAATATGTATTCATtagtattttgtttatatatgtaaaGATTTATAGTCTAATCATATATTGTCTCTTGAAAATACTAAGATTACTGCCACTATCTGCTtctctatcatatattagtgtgtctgtgtatacacagacacacacacatatatatatatatatatacgtgtgtgtgtgtgttacagtgtTTGCAGAATACCCGTCTACAGTCTAGGCTATATCAGAATATTCCCACTATGAATATTAACATGCGCCgaaccatttgtcctgtatcagCTATATGTATGGCGGCTGCAGGAAAACAACGCGTGAAAATTGGTTTAGTATGCATAGAGTTACAATGGATTAAATGCGCCAATACTTCATTGCGCCTGCCAAACAGCACTGAGTGAAGCAGGTTGGATGACCAGTCTAAGATGGTGGCCCCACGGCCAATAAGCAGCAGTGGTCAATGTAGCATCTACTTTTTATAATGACTATGCTTACACTGGTTATGCACAGGCTCTATGCAGTCttgttttggtgggggggggttacagcagcacatacaggtctggcatatgtactacagtgttTTTTAGCAGTTTTCAGTAGCTTTGTGTGGACGCAGATACTTCTTGAAACCGTGTGGGTGAAGCCTTAatatccacaccaaagtaaatcattagaagaaccaccacacagtcccccaaaatttgatttaataaacaactGAACCCAGGTtaccctgttagcttagctggttcagacTCAAAGAGAGGTGCATGTTCAGATTTCTTTCCTCACACACTGACTCACCCACGCTCCgcccttttatgcatttatgggtTCATTGTAACGTAGCCAGAATCAGTGCtgtcaacatggcaacacccagatAAGGGCTTCATTTCAGCTGTTCAAGGTATCAACAGCAAAcctacaggtgaggttgtgcaggCTTTGTCCAGGATATTTACTATACAGTTTATGGTTCTGTGCAGGAAACAGCACTTCCTGACAGGTGTTGTGTGCTCTGCCTCTGACTGACCTGTAGTTTCTGCCACCTGCTTTGTTTTTTGCTTCCATCTCCTGAAGGAGGACTTTGTCTTCCTCAGCCAGCGTCTGGACATTCATTTCCTCACTGGAACTCTGAGCCTCTTGGTCCTGAAGTAACTTGTCCTTTTTGGACCCATGCTGTATCGTCTGACCACTCATCTGTCCAGACAGGATGTTGTCACAGATAAAACGAGCTGAAGCAAACCAGGCTTTAGTGCTGCTTCCATGAAACTTACCAAGTTAAAATGAAATTTGTTCAAGAGTTCTTCCTCTTGATTGTAAAGTCGTTTGTCCTCTGTCTGTTTTGTGTGAAGCTGGTGCTCCAGCAAGAACATTTGGTCCTGCAGATCAGTCTGCTGCTCCTGAATCACTGCAATGGTTTCCTGCCTGAAAAAGCAGCAGTAGAAAAGGTCAAGTATCAGGAGCACAAACGGCACAGATACTTGTATTTTCACTCTTCTCGCACTGAACGCTGTGGCATCAGAGTCTCCCCGAGGTGTTAGGTACTTGCTGCAAGTTGCTCTACGTTGCTACGATTTACCACATTATCagcttcagcttgggactcccgcaaggacggtcgcattcctcctgtctcctctcctcctttttctgttctctatctctgctccaaccttcaaagtcccagcttcaccagactgtgaattcttcaaattaagatttggattaaccatggaattgatcagctggtctctcaaggctgttgtcaccattttttttctacaaggaaatcagggctgggtgaccctgcgtgccctgatggaacctacccagtggGCTATGCTCTCAACACCTGAGAGAAATGACGGTGGCATGCATGGCTCCATTCTCTGTGGAAGACGctgaggatttatttctattcgcttttatggtgggaggtttggcgctgattgatttgtgtgctgccctgatctacaggaatattagcaagacggctgctaccagaatctcgccccctcatctgtccgtcatgattgagttgggcaatgccatgtcatctcagactgcgtgaacttttgaactcaaacacaaaatggataccatctggagcatatcgctgcattgcaaaggaatgtgctgctgaggactggagaatattcttcataaatttggactctagacgatcagaggtgcagtaaatggaattctctatctctccgcctaacatcaacatggcagccttatcggctcctgaaggttaaatgccctgctcttccccTAGAAGGATCTACACCTTTGGAGAAGGAATGCGACTCCCCCGtctcatctatctaccccccccccccccagcctgctgttgcctagcaacatcagactttacacacacacacacggacagaaactgacagaaacttaactcatctgcacacgatgcatgtctccctccctccatccttaTTACTCCCTGCAGCCTTcactccccaagctgggcggcgtgggcccctcctgctgctgccttcacccactttgcctcaatttggatgacggactgcatcaagtttagtgcacataaacaatgtcaaatgtatatgtgttgtctttaattctgatgtgtgccattattacaat harbors:
- the ccdc65 gene encoding dynein regulatory complex subunit 2, which codes for MSKKAEMPAHSKDHMARKKEETLEHFLKDMLQTEEKNSALNLQKVNEGWRSLLCQTDTAELRNDVTVLKQMFDRQVDDLDSVIKHLVSDLREVEQQRAQARQCHLQQLDRLLVQHNRYLTFLQQQWESGMQHLSKNISSERQETIAVIQEQQTDLQDQMFLLEHQLHTKQTEDKRLYNQEEELLNKFHFNLMSGQTIQHGSKKDKLLQDQEAQSSSEEMNVQTLAEEDKVLLQEMEAKNKAGGRNYRSAAVNELQSKLHSCQNQYELDSQNLKAARDEETQKNQELRAQIKRCQTKARKQLAELSIQGNSTTNKLKAVIAKGEKILRLDEICRKLERDQELFFSASMFCAPPKHEKKLQSQPPMEELLQELGPGLELTWLRQRLSAALLQQQAVKMHKEHLKRENLQLQDLLRQRLGAMAVSTEALHAGQPSRSVQAASAELLTCVSVNVPSPGNL